From Halotia branconii CENA392, the proteins below share one genomic window:
- a CDS encoding sigma-70 family RNA polymerase sigma factor — protein MSQSITVSWSTVDARCPEASVQVDKLSNHDLILRCQVGLRPDRVAFAELLRRYQSQVDRVLYHLAPDWSDRADLAQEVWIRVYRNVNRLQEPAKFRGWLSRIATNLFYDELRKRKRVVSPLSLDAPRSLEDGEMDWEIAGDTPGPEEELTTREFYDQLREAIADLPEVFRTTIVLREIEGMAYEEIAEITGVSLGTVKSRIARARSRLQAQLQNYLDI, from the coding sequence ATGAGTCAATCGATTACTGTATCCTGGTCAACGGTTGATGCGAGGTGTCCGGAAGCATCGGTGCAAGTTGACAAACTATCTAATCACGATCTAATTTTGCGCTGTCAAGTGGGGCTGCGTCCAGATCGTGTTGCGTTTGCAGAGCTATTGCGCCGCTATCAAAGTCAAGTCGATAGGGTCTTGTATCACCTAGCTCCAGATTGGTCTGACAGAGCTGATTTGGCTCAAGAAGTTTGGATTCGAGTGTATCGAAATGTTAACCGATTACAAGAACCGGCTAAGTTTCGAGGCTGGTTAAGCCGGATTGCGACCAACTTGTTTTACGATGAGTTGCGAAAACGCAAGCGAGTTGTCAGTCCTTTGTCACTGGATGCTCCTCGTTCATTAGAAGATGGCGAAATGGATTGGGAAATTGCCGGAGACACTCCAGGACCAGAAGAAGAACTCACAACTAGAGAATTTTATGATCAGTTGCGAGAGGCGATCGCCGATTTACCTGAGGTGTTTCGCACTACTATTGTCCTGCGAGAAATCGAAGGCATGGCTTATGAAGAAATTGCCGAAATCACCGGTGTTTCTTTAGGAACAGTGAAGTCGAGAATCGCTAGAGCTAGATCTCGGTTGCAAGCTCAGTTGCAAAATTATCTAGATATCTAA
- a CDS encoding L,D-transpeptidase, with protein MAMVRNESVARIVMFLCFGTAILSLAVHWRVTSTLEKFEKPTSATGNRPGSFPGKFAGSIGQTALGASTPPEENTQEKPAQKTSNVRPDNMSGQVSQNVAEITDVPKNMRLSAPGQKQKQNEYRPKFFLPQFLPQQKSSNKLEVMKTEVVVDLSDRRTYVYTGNIVMASYPIAVGKQGWETPTGSFEVRHKQHDPIWRHPITGKIFPPGADSPLGERWIGFWSDGRNEIGFHGTPDIHLLGTAISHGCLRMRNADVRLLYEQVKVGTLVTVRD; from the coding sequence ATGGCAATGGTAAGAAATGAATCTGTAGCGCGTATAGTAATGTTTCTCTGTTTTGGCACAGCCATCTTATCGCTAGCTGTCCATTGGCGCGTCACTTCAACCCTAGAGAAATTTGAGAAGCCTACTTCCGCCACAGGAAACCGTCCTGGGAGCTTTCCAGGAAAATTTGCTGGGAGTATAGGGCAAACTGCTTTGGGTGCATCTACACCGCCTGAGGAAAACACTCAAGAAAAACCTGCCCAGAAAACTTCTAATGTTAGACCTGACAATATGTCGGGTCAAGTGAGTCAAAATGTTGCTGAAATAACTGATGTACCCAAAAACATGCGACTATCAGCGCCAGGGCAAAAGCAGAAGCAAAATGAATACCGACCTAAGTTTTTCTTACCCCAGTTTTTACCTCAACAAAAATCATCTAATAAACTGGAAGTGATGAAAACAGAAGTAGTGGTTGATTTAAGCGATCGCCGTACTTATGTTTACACAGGAAACATAGTCATGGCTAGCTACCCGATTGCTGTAGGTAAGCAAGGTTGGGAAACACCCACTGGTTCTTTTGAAGTCAGACATAAGCAGCATGACCCGATTTGGCGGCATCCAATTACTGGCAAAATCTTTCCACCAGGTGCTGATAGTCCTTTGGGAGAGCGATGGATAGGTTTTTGGTCAGATGGACGTAACGAAATTGGCTTTCACGGCACGCCAGATATCCATTTGCTGGGAACTGCGATCTCTCACGGCTGCTTAAGAATGCGTAATGCTGATGTTCGCTTGTTGTATGAGCAAGTGAAAGTAGGCACACTTGTAACAGTGCGCGATTAA
- a CDS encoding late competence development ComFB family protein, with amino-acid sequence MSIEKIVEQALQDGYLTPAMEAEVGRICDNASELSIEEYMALDRLMGSLLTGEVVAVPRKQFINVMEELVLTEAIARVAEIEATSESSLDVGDIAAYALNRLPPLYATTEEGASYQRQRAQAELEELISQQVSEAISRYLDRPSFFPERQALGKNTGNEVVRQVSALLQTYAPNFEQKSDG; translated from the coding sequence ATGAGTATTGAAAAAATTGTAGAACAAGCTCTCCAGGATGGTTATCTCACACCAGCAATGGAAGCAGAAGTCGGGCGAATCTGTGATAATGCGTCGGAACTCTCAATCGAAGAGTACATGGCGCTAGATCGACTGATGGGGTCGCTATTGACTGGTGAGGTAGTGGCGGTACCTCGCAAACAATTCATTAACGTCATGGAAGAATTGGTACTAACCGAAGCGATCGCCAGAGTAGCAGAAATTGAAGCTACCAGTGAAAGCTCCCTTGATGTAGGAGATATTGCTGCTTATGCCCTTAATAGGCTTCCACCTTTGTACGCTACTACCGAAGAAGGTGCTAGCTACCAACGCCAACGCGCTCAAGCCGAACTCGAAGAGTTGATTTCTCAACAAGTCAGTGAAGCGATTAGTCGTTACCTAGATCGCCCCAGTTTCTTCCCAGAACGTCAAGCATTAGGCAAAAATACTGGCAATGAAGTTGTACGCCAAGTTAGTGCTTTACTTCAAACTTACGCACCTAACTTTGAACAAAAATCAGATGGGTAA
- a CDS encoding M23 family metallopeptidase, producing the protein MTIKDCTKNSENKLLCLNITGDKPYRRVINLFIGIVASVPITLTLPADALQVKVTPSNPELGDTLSVIINLDNPDNGSNPKVAIGEKTYPTFAIAPNKYRAFVPTTPVETAGIRKLKISGDGQVQNLAVTVRNRKFPVQRITLPPGKSADGATEYELKRVAAFKALQTPQKYWNGSFGKPNTGRISTIYGVRRYYNGKFANDYYHRGVDYAGAAGSPVVAPAAGRVALVGRVSQGFRVHGNVVGIDHGQGVVSIFMHLSRINVKEGDIVKTGQLIGAVGSTGASTGPHLHWGLYVNGQAIDPVPWRFNGVE; encoded by the coding sequence ATGACTATTAAGGATTGCACTAAAAACTCCGAAAACAAGTTGCTCTGTCTTAACATTACAGGCGATAAACCTTATCGCCGTGTCATAAACTTATTCATTGGCATAGTTGCCTCTGTTCCCATAACTTTGACATTACCTGCTGATGCTTTACAGGTAAAAGTGACACCGAGTAATCCTGAGTTAGGAGATACGCTGTCTGTGATTATTAATTTAGATAATCCAGATAACGGTAGTAATCCAAAAGTAGCTATTGGCGAAAAAACGTATCCCACGTTTGCAATTGCCCCTAATAAATATCGGGCTTTTGTTCCCACAACTCCAGTAGAAACAGCCGGCATCAGAAAACTGAAGATTTCAGGTGACGGCCAAGTGCAAAACTTGGCAGTAACAGTCCGTAATCGTAAATTCCCCGTACAACGCATTACTTTACCACCAGGTAAATCGGCAGATGGAGCTACCGAGTATGAACTCAAGCGTGTAGCAGCTTTTAAAGCGTTACAAACACCTCAAAAGTATTGGAATGGTTCATTTGGCAAACCAAATACAGGGCGGATTAGTACTATTTATGGTGTACGTCGCTACTACAATGGTAAATTTGCTAATGACTACTACCATCGTGGTGTTGACTACGCTGGTGCTGCGGGTTCGCCTGTAGTTGCCCCAGCTGCTGGGCGAGTTGCTTTAGTAGGCAGAGTGTCACAAGGGTTCCGGGTTCACGGTAACGTAGTTGGCATTGACCACGGTCAAGGAGTGGTAAGTATTTTCATGCACCTCAGTCGTATTAATGTTAAAGAAGGCGATATTGTCAAAACTGGCCAATTAATTGGTGCAGTTGGTTCTACAGGCGCTTCCACAGGTCCGCATTTGCACTGGGGTTTATATGTTAATGGGCAAGCTATTGATCCAGTGCCTTGGCGATTCAATGGAGTTGAATAG
- a CDS encoding Uma2 family endonuclease, with amino-acid sequence MTKTQAQIPTQPKIYTFNQFIEWLPENPSARYELHNGNIIEMSQPTGEHEEIKGFLARKVSVEFDRLNLPYFIPNQAIVKPPEKESGYFPDVLLLNRPNLSHEKRWKTEATVSQGASIPLVIEVVSTNWRDDYHFKFADFEQMGIPECWIADYAALGGKKFIADPKQPTISVCQLVGDEYQVTNFVDHDLIISPIFPNLKLTAQQVFDSVL; translated from the coding sequence ATGACCAAAACCCAAGCTCAAATACCAACCCAACCAAAAATATACACTTTTAATCAATTCATCGAATGGCTGCCAGAAAATCCCAGCGCACGTTACGAGCTACACAATGGCAATATTATTGAAATGTCACAGCCTACAGGCGAACATGAGGAAATAAAAGGATTTTTGGCTCGAAAAGTCAGCGTAGAATTTGACCGACTAAATCTTCCGTACTTCATTCCCAATCAAGCTATAGTAAAGCCGCCTGAAAAAGAGTCAGGATATTTTCCTGACGTACTTTTATTAAACCGCCCAAATTTATCCCATGAAAAACGCTGGAAAACAGAAGCTACTGTCAGTCAAGGTGCATCAATACCTTTAGTTATCGAAGTCGTTTCAACCAACTGGCGTGACGATTATCATTTCAAGTTTGCTGACTTTGAGCAGATGGGCATCCCTGAATGCTGGATTGCAGATTATGCTGCGTTAGGAGGTAAAAAATTCATTGCAGACCCTAAACAGCCGACTATCTCAGTGTGTCAACTTGTAGGGGATGAGTACCAAGTTACAAACTTCGTAGACCATGACCTAATCATTTCTCCTATTTTCCCCAATCTGAAGCTTACCGCCCAACAGGTTTTTGACTCGGTTCTTTGA
- a CDS encoding DevA family ABC transporter ATP-binding protein has protein sequence MTKAISIHNLDHYFGQGSLRKQVLFNLNLEVSAGEMIILTGPSGSGKTTLLTLVGGLRSAQFGSLQVLGQEVCHASAKQLVQVRRRNGYIFQAHNLHGSLTALQNVKMGLELHQHIELQQMQTRSAQMLEQVGLTNHLHHYPDQLSGGQKQRVAIARALVSYPQIVLADEPTAALDSQSGRDVVNLMQKLAKEQGCTILMVTHDNRILDVADRILYMEDGKLVNASQVMVKI, from the coding sequence ATGACTAAAGCTATTTCTATCCATAACCTCGACCATTACTTTGGTCAAGGTTCACTTCGTAAGCAAGTTTTATTCAATCTCAACTTAGAGGTTAGCGCTGGTGAAATGATTATTTTGACCGGGCCTTCTGGTTCTGGTAAGACTACCTTGCTAACCTTAGTAGGTGGATTACGTTCTGCCCAATTTGGTAGTTTACAGGTACTAGGACAAGAAGTTTGCCATGCTAGTGCTAAACAATTAGTACAGGTACGACGACGTAATGGCTATATTTTTCAAGCACACAATTTACATGGTAGCTTGACAGCACTTCAGAACGTCAAAATGGGTTTGGAACTGCATCAGCATATTGAGTTACAACAGATGCAAACAAGATCAGCCCAGATGCTTGAGCAGGTAGGACTAACAAATCACCTTCATCATTATCCTGATCAACTTTCAGGGGGACAAAAACAACGCGTAGCGATCGCTCGTGCCTTGGTTAGTTATCCTCAAATTGTCTTAGCAGATGAACCTACGGCTGCCCTTGACAGTCAGTCTGGCCGAGATGTAGTTAACCTCATGCAAAAACTAGCTAAAGAACAAGGCTGTACAATCCTCATGGTTACTCATGACAATCGCATTTTAGATGTCGCTGATCGCATTCTCTACATGGAAGATGGCAAACTAGTCAATGCTTCTCAAGTCATGGTAAAAATATAA
- the devC gene encoding ABC transporter permease DevC, with protein sequence MGLLKQLKRRTPLGWLQLSHEKSRLLVALSGIAFADLLMFMQLGFQTALYDSNTKLHRSLRSDVVLIGSQTRNIQRISTFSRRRLYQAMDVPGVKSAEAMYISNMIWKNPQTRSDTEILVIGFNPDKPAFDFPEVIQKLPEIKLPDTVLFDRAARGNYQKTIAQLELGKTVKTELERRTVTITGLFTLGASFSADGTLITSDQNFLRLFPQQQASSISVGLIQIQPGFDRKHVIAALKARLTDNIKVLTHEEFIEFENDFWRRNSPIGFIFNIGVSMGFAVGVILVYQVLSTDVNAHVREYATFKAMGYCNYYLLGVVFEEAVILAVLGFMPGVAVSLGLYYLTRTATNLPIYMTAIRALQVLLLTIIMCTISGAIATRKLQSADPADMF encoded by the coding sequence ATGGGATTACTCAAACAACTAAAGCGGCGAACACCTCTAGGATGGCTGCAACTAAGTCATGAAAAAAGTCGTTTGTTGGTAGCGCTGTCGGGCATTGCCTTTGCTGATCTGCTGATGTTTATGCAGCTGGGTTTTCAGACTGCTTTGTATGATAGTAATACTAAACTACACCGCAGTTTGCGCTCAGACGTTGTCTTAATCGGTTCCCAAACTCGTAACATACAAAGAATATCGACATTTTCTCGTCGGCGACTTTACCAAGCAATGGATGTACCAGGGGTCAAATCGGCAGAAGCAATGTACATCAGTAATATGATCTGGAAGAATCCCCAAACAAGGAGCGATACGGAGATTTTAGTCATTGGGTTCAATCCAGACAAGCCAGCTTTTGATTTCCCGGAAGTTATCCAAAAATTGCCAGAAATTAAGCTACCAGATACTGTCTTATTTGACCGTGCTGCTAGAGGAAATTACCAAAAGACGATCGCCCAACTTGAGTTAGGTAAAACAGTAAAGACTGAATTAGAACGACGCACAGTAACTATTACTGGTTTATTTACCCTTGGTGCTTCTTTTAGTGCTGATGGAACTCTCATTACCAGCGATCAAAACTTTTTGCGGCTATTTCCTCAACAACAAGCTTCTAGTATTAGTGTAGGTTTAATCCAAATACAGCCAGGCTTTGATCGCAAACATGTAATAGCAGCATTGAAAGCACGCCTTACAGATAACATCAAAGTCCTAACCCACGAAGAATTTATTGAATTTGAAAACGACTTTTGGAGAAGAAATTCCCCTATTGGATTTATCTTCAACATAGGTGTATCTATGGGATTCGCGGTTGGTGTAATTCTCGTTTATCAAGTCCTCTCCACGGATGTTAATGCCCACGTTAGAGAATACGCCACCTTTAAAGCAATGGGTTATTGCAATTACTATCTATTAGGTGTGGTATTTGAAGAAGCTGTGATTTTAGCAGTCTTGGGTTTTATGCCAGGAGTTGCAGTTTCTTTAGGACTTTATTACCTAACTCGCACTGCTACAAACTTGCCGATTTACATGACTGCAATCCGGGCATTGCAGGTATTACTACTGACCATCATCATGTGTACCATTTCCGGAGCGATCGCTACTCGTAAACTCCAATCCGCTGACCCCGCAGACATGTTCTAA
- a CDS encoding ABC exporter membrane fusion protein, with protein sequence MQNSKLDGSISPQSILRPRIFIAIIVSLAVLGTSIYTVLKFQDTANQKAQTPAAVLPELKTVTSLGRIEPKGKVIKLSATTSTEGSRVEQLLVKEGDKVKPGQVIAILDSRDRLEAALKEAQEQVKVQQANLNRIQAGAKPGEIAAQQATIARLEAERQGDIDAQIATIAKLQAEVRNAEAENQRYQLLYQKGAISASQKDSKRLTLETAQKSLQEAQVQLKRIRSASQQQLKEATATLDQVAEVREVDVETAKAEVSRAVAAMNRAEADLKQAYVRWPKTLGERSPQYGQVFEIHTHPGELVSNDGIADIGQTNQMYVVAEIYESDINKVHSGQRARVIGDILPIELQGIVERKGLQVRRQNVINTDPSSNIDNRVVEVHVRLDEASSQKAANLTNMQVKVVIEL encoded by the coding sequence GTGCAAAACTCAAAGCTAGACGGTTCAATATCTCCTCAGTCGATTTTACGTCCACGCATTTTTATAGCAATAATTGTATCTTTGGCTGTATTGGGAACTAGTATTTATACAGTATTAAAATTCCAGGATACCGCCAATCAGAAGGCACAAACTCCAGCAGCAGTATTGCCAGAGTTAAAAACGGTAACTTCTCTAGGACGAATCGAGCCAAAGGGAAAAGTCATTAAACTTTCTGCCACCACATCTACTGAAGGAAGTCGAGTTGAACAACTGCTAGTTAAGGAGGGGGATAAAGTCAAACCGGGACAGGTAATAGCCATTCTAGACAGTCGCGATCGCTTAGAAGCAGCATTAAAAGAAGCACAAGAACAAGTAAAGGTACAACAGGCCAATCTAAATCGCATTCAAGCAGGTGCTAAACCTGGAGAAATTGCCGCGCAACAAGCAACAATTGCTCGCCTAGAAGCAGAACGCCAAGGAGATATCGATGCCCAAATAGCGACAATTGCGAAATTGCAAGCCGAAGTGCGTAACGCCGAGGCCGAAAATCAACGTTATCAGCTTTTGTACCAAAAAGGAGCAATTTCCGCCTCCCAAAAAGATAGCAAGCGCTTAACTTTAGAAACTGCTCAAAAAAGTCTACAAGAAGCACAAGTACAATTAAAGCGCATTCGCTCAGCCAGCCAGCAACAACTTAAAGAAGCGACAGCAACACTTGATCAAGTTGCTGAAGTCCGAGAAGTAGATGTAGAAACTGCCAAAGCAGAAGTTAGCCGTGCCGTAGCAGCTATGAATCGGGCAGAGGCAGATTTAAAACAAGCTTACGTGCGTTGGCCGAAGACCTTGGGAGAGCGATCGCCTCAATATGGTCAGGTATTCGAGATCCATACCCATCCAGGGGAATTAGTCTCAAATGATGGCATTGCCGATATTGGGCAAACCAATCAGATGTATGTAGTCGCCGAGATCTACGAAAGCGACATCAACAAAGTGCATTCAGGACAACGGGCGCGAGTAATTGGTGACATTCTACCTATCGAATTGCAAGGAATTGTAGAGCGTAAAGGCTTACAGGTACGACGGCAAAATGTAATTAACACTGACCCCTCCAGCAATATCGACAACAGAGTAGTAGAAGTCCATGTGCGACTAGATGAGGCTTCCAGCCAGAAAGCAGCCAACTTAACCAATATGCAAGTCAAAGTAGTCATAGAACTATAA